From the genome of Aspergillus fumigatus Af293 chromosome 1, whole genome shotgun sequence, one region includes:
- a CDS encoding HAD family hydrolase, which yields MAHSEGSFSAPPQAHTFDGLLSDFDGTIVDSTDAIVKHWHRIGAELGVDPKTILATSHGRRSIDTIKLYDPSKANWEYVSYIEGRIPKEYGSDAVEIPGARTLLNALDESGARWGVVTSGTRALVDGWLGVLNLKHPKVLVVAEDVELGKPDPGCYLLGRSRLNLEHSTSLVVLEDAPSGIRAGKAAGFKVIALTTTHTLEQCREAGADWIVEDLRSISVKGVEDGKLQLEIRNAFQ from the exons ATGGCCCATTCCGAAGGCTCATTTTCTGCCCCTCCACAAGCCCATACTTTTGATGGACTCTTGTCCGATTTCGATGGAACGATAGTCGATTCGACGGATG CGATCGTCAAGCACTGGCACAG AATCGGCGCCGAGCTAGGCGTGGACCCCAAGACCATCCTCGCCACATCCCACGGCCGAAGGAGTATCGATACCATCAAGCTGTATGACCCCTCCAAGGCCAACTGGGAAT ACGTCAGCTACATAGAAGGCCGTATCCCCAAAGAGTACGGTTCCGACGCCGTCGAGATCCCCGGTGCCAGAACCCTCCTCAACGCGCTGGACGAATCCGGAGCACGCTGGGGCGTCGTGACATCCGGCACCCGCGCTCTCGTCGACGGCTGGCTGGGTGTCCTCAACCTCAAACATCCCAAGGTGCTGGTTGTCGCGGAGGACGTCGAGCTGGGCAAGCCCGATCCCGGGTGCTACCTGCTTGGCCGGTCACGGCTGAACCTGGAGCACTCCACGTCCCTTGTGGTGCTAGAAGATGCGCCCTCGGGTATCCGGGCGGGCAAGGCCGCCGGTTTCAAGGTGATTGCGCTGACGACGACACACACTCTCGAGCAGTGTCGGGAGGCCGGGGCGGATTGGATTGTCGAGGACTTGAGGAGCATTTCGGTGAAGGGCGTCGAGGACGGGAAGCTTCAGTTGGAAATCAGGAATGCATTCCAATAA